One segment of Carya illinoinensis cultivar Pawnee chromosome 13, C.illinoinensisPawnee_v1, whole genome shotgun sequence DNA contains the following:
- the LOC122292639 gene encoding putative disease resistance RPP13-like protein 1, with the protein MAGALVGGAFLSAVLQVLAEKVASREILDFFQGRKLPDRLLKKLDATLLSVSAVLEDAEEKQVTKPDVRRWIDELKDAFYDAEDILDEIATDALQRKLDAEFETTAKKVRNSISCLNPFVKDTETKIEVVLETLEYLASQKDAIGLRDGVGGKQYERFPTTSLVEESHICGRSEDREIIIEELLSVGVNGKEMSVIAIVGMGGIGKTALAQIVYNDSKVKEHFNVVAWFCVSDEFDIFKIVKTILEKVTKSFYDTKDLDEIQVTLKEKLAGKRFLFVLDDVWNTNYVQWEVLSNSFKSGAQGSKVIVTTREADVALAMRADVTRNLSNLLEEDCWSLFTKHAFPKGKADAYPQLEALGRQIVEKCGGLPLAIKTIGALLRSKLDVAEWDMILKSELWDLPIEQINVMPVLRLSYKHLPSHLKRCFAYCSIFPKDYVFEKNQLIFLWMAEGFLQEQGNKTMEETGDDYFQALVSRSLFQQLNDNKSQFVMHDLVNDLAKFVSGQCTVRLEGDCSYKIGNKTRHLSYVKTKFDSFKKFQPCHEATQLRTFLPLELLSIPFSHLSKKVLFELLPQFTYLRVLSLSEYGNVTELPDSIGKSKHLRYLDLSFTAIKRLPDSICKLCNLQTLKLLGCPNLTSLPQKMWKLLNLRHLDITSTGIKEMPITLDGLKCLQTLTQFVIGKNNESCIKELRKLASPRGKLSIRELQNVEFPRDALDARMKDRRYLEELGLEWNDDINISESQRSVLENLEPHINLKSLTINYYGGKIFPDWVGHLSFSKMASIYLQNCKHCSSLPPLGQLPFLQELHIVGFDELVTVGPEFYGSGDSLIEPFGALKDLIFENMVKWRIWVSFGVENGGRAFPNLEGLNIRSCPRFTGALPTDLPSLYYLEVNKCPQLVASLPRAPLLWLRLCNEVLLKELPTGLLEITIEGFDALEPVLDGIMDSDSCLHDLRIRDCSSLTCLPMRSLPSTLKTLEITNCMKLELPMYLDYSSLENVSLNGCESLRSFPLDLFPKLRILDINECRNLESIALQKHHVYDMMAFEINIYNCPNFVSFPKGLCASNLTWFRAINCGSLRSLPDNMHERLQSLQYLYIEQCPEVVSLPEGGFPPSLNSISICRCDKLFANRIQWGLQKLSSVRTMIIADESEDVESFPEAGLLPSSLTSLRICGFPKMKYLDKKGIQHLTSLEELQIDDCLKLKCMPEEGLPASLSILKIKNCALLKKQWQRKKGKEWRKIAQVPSKLIDLEWLE; encoded by the coding sequence ATGGCTGGGGCGTTGGTGGGAGGAGCGTTTCTCTCTGCGGTTCTCCAAGTGTTAGCTGAGAAGGTTGCATCTCGTGAAATCCTCGACTTCTTTCAGGGGCGAAAACTCCCCGATAGACTCCTAAAGAAGTTGGACGCAACACTTTTGTCTGTGAGCGCAGTGCTCGAAGACGCGGAGGAAAAGCAAGTCACAAAACCTGATGTAAGAAGGTGGATTGATGAGCTGAAGGATGCGTTCTACGATGCAGAGGACATCTTGGATGAGATTGCTACTGACGCCTTGCAACGTAAATTGGATGCTGAATTTGAAACCACCGCAAAAAAGGTACGGAATTCTATCTCTTGTCTTAATCCTTTTGTGAAGGATACAGAAACAAAGATAGAAGTGGTGCTTGAGACACTAGAATATCTAGCAAGTCAAAAAGATGCTATAGGTTTGAGAGATGGTGTTGGAGGGAAACAATACGAAAGATTCCCTACAACCTCTTTGGTTGAAGAATCCCATATTTGTGGTAGAAGTGAAGATAGGGAGATAATAATTGAGGAGTTGTTGTCAGTTGGCGTAAATGGCAAAGAGATGAGTGTGATTGCCATAGTCGGCATGGGGGGAATCGGCAAGACCGCCCTTGCCCAGATTGTATACAATGACAGCAAGGTGAAGGAGCATTTTAACGTTGTAGCATGGTTTTGTGTTTCGGATGAATTTGATATATTTAAGATAGTGAAAACAATTCTAGAGAAAGTAACCAAGTCATTCTATGATACAAAAGATCTAGACGAGATTCAAGTTACACTAAAGGAAAAATTGGCGGGAAAgagatttctttttgttttagatgATGTTTGGAATACAAATTATGTTCAATGGGAGGTTCTAAGCAATTCCTTTAAATCTGGAGCGCAAGGAAGTAAGGTCATTGTGACAACACGCGAGGCTGACGTTGCATTAGCCATGCGTGCTGATGTAACTCGTAATCTCTCGAACTTACTAGAAGAAGATTGCTGGTCACTTTTTACAAAACATGCATTCCCCAAAGGAAAGGCTGATGCTTATCCACAACTAGAAGCATTAGGTAGACAGATTGTGGAGAAGTGCGGAGGTCTTCCTTTAGCAATCAAAACAATTGGGGCTCTTTTAAGGTCTAAATTGGATGTTGCTGAATGGGATATGATATTGAAGAGCGAGTTATGGGATTTACCAATTGAGCAGATAAATGTCATGCCCGTTCTAAGATTAAGCTACAAGCATCTCCCCTCACATCTGAAACGGTGCTTTGCTTATTGTTCAATATTTCCCAAGGattatgtttttgaaaaaaatcaattaatatttCTATGGATGGCTGAAGGTTTCTTGCAAGAACAAGGAAACAAAACAATGGAAGAAACTGGCGATGATTACTTCCAAGCTCTCGTGTCAAGATCATTATTCCAACAATTAAACGACAATAAATCACAATTTGTAATGCATGATCTTGTCAATGACCTAGCAAAATTTGTGTCTGGGCAATGTACCGTTAGATTGGAAGGTGACTGTTCTTACAAGATCGGAAACAAGACTCGCCATCTATCCTATGTCAAAACAAAATTTGATAGCTTTAAGAAGTTCCAGCCTTGTCACGAGGCTACGCAGCTGCGCACCTTCTTACCACTAGAATTGTTATCGATTCCTTTCTCCCACTTATCCAAAAAGGTACTATTTGAATTATTGCCACAATTTACATACCTGCGAGTGCTTTCTTTGTCCGAGTATGGCAATGTGACCGAATTGCCTGACTCAATTGGCAAAAGTAAACATCTGCGATATTTAGACCTTTCCTTCACTGCCATCAAAAGACTGCCTGATTCTATATGTAAGTTATGCAATTTGCAAACATTGAAGCTTTTGGGTTGTCCAAATCTTACTTCATTGCCACAAAAAATGTGGAAACTCCTTAATTTGCGTCATCTTGATATTACTAGCACTGGAATAAAAGAGATGCCGATAACACTGGATGGACTAAAATGTCTCCAGACATTGACTCAATTTGTGATTGGCAAAAATAATGAGTCTTGCATTAAAGAGTTAAGAAAACTTGCCAGTCCTCGGGGAAAGCTTTCTATTAGAGAGCTCCAAAATGTTGAATTTCCAAGGGATGCATTGGATGCAAGGATGAAGGACAGGAGGTACCTTGAGGAGTTGGGGTTGGAATGGAATGATGATATTAACATTTCAGAGAGTCAAAGAAGTGTACTTGAGAATCTTGAGCCCCACATAAATTTGAAAAGTCTAACCATTAACTATTACGGTGGGAAAATCTTCCCAGATTGGGTGGGGCATCTTTCATTCTCTAAAATGGCATCTATTTATCTACAAAACTGTAAACACTGCAGCAGCTTGCCACCACTTGGGCAACTACCCTTTCTGCAGGAGCTTCATATTGTTGGGTTTGACGAACTTGTAACAGTTGGTCCTGAGTTTTATGGCAGTGGCGATTCTCTAATTGAGCCATTTGGGGCCTTGAAAGATCTAATATTTGAGAATATGGTCAAGTGGAGGATATGGGTTTCTTTTGGAGTGGAAAATGGAGGTAGAGCTTTTCCTAATCTTGAAGGGCTTAATATTCGGTCCTGCCCCAGATTTACAGGAGCATTACCTACAGATCTTCCTTCTTTATACTATCTCGAGGTTAATAAATGTCCGCAACTGGTAGCTTCACTCCCAAGGGCTCCTCTTTTGTGGCTTAGACTCTGTAATGAGGTTCTCTTGAAGGAGTTGCCAACTGGATTGCTAGAGATCACAATTGAAGGATTTGACGCATTAGAGCCTGTACTGGATGGAATAATGGACTCTGACAGTTGTCTTCACGACTTAAGAATCAGAGACTGTTCTTCCCTTACGTGTCTTCCCATGCGCAGTTTACCATCCACTTTAAAAACCCTTGAGATTACAAACTGTATGAAGTTAGAGCTCCCAATGTACCTGGATTATTCATCCCTTGAAAATGTGAGTTTAAACGGTTGTGAATCTCTCAGGTCATTTCCATTAGATTTATTCCCAAAGCTTCGTATTCTTGATATCAATGAGTGTAGGAATCTGGAATCCATTGCACTTCAAAAACATCATGTATATGATATGATGGCTTTCGAGATCAATATCTATAATTGCCCTAATTTTGTATCTTTTCCAAAAGGACTGTGTGCCTCTAATCTTACATGGTTTCGGGCCATCAACTGTGGGAGTTTGAGGTCACTGCCTGACAATATGCACGAACGGCTTCAATCTCTtcagtatttatatattgaacAATGTCCGGAAGTCGTGTCATTACCTGAAGGGGGCTTTCCTCCCAGTCTGAATTCAATTAGCATATGCCGTTGTGACAAACTATTTGCCAATCGGATACAATGGGGTTTGCAGAAACTCTCTTCAGTTAGAACTATGATAATTGCTGACGAATCTGAAGATGTGGAGTCCTTTCCAGAGGCGGGGTTGCTGCCCAGCAGTCTGACCTCTCTCCGCATCTGTGGTTTTcccaaaatgaaatatttggacaAGAAGGGGATTCAACACCTCACTTCTCTTGAAGAATTACAGATTGATGACTGCCTTAAGCTCAAGTGCATGCCAGAAGAGGGCCTGCCTGCCTCCCTTTCAATTCTGAAGATAAAAAACTGTGCTTTGTTGAAGAAACAATggcaaaggaaaaaaggaaaagaatggcGCAAGATTGCTCAAGTCCCTAGCAAATTGATTGATTTGGAATGGCTCGAATGA
- the LOC122292893 gene encoding protein TAB2 homolog, chloroplastic → MACLSFDATRIRTPTLLSHKPISIFTSLIKPVKISYCFFKKPSPIKSKLNLFRSESSVSTPKEVEVDDEEDDPTAELCFLDPETDPGSVSEWELDFCSRPILDIRGKKVWELVVCDSSLSLQYTKYFPNNVINSVTLKDAIVSISDYLGVPLPEKIRFFRSQMQTIITKACKELGIKPIPSKRCLSLLLWLEERYETVYMRHPGFQKGSKPLLALDNPFPMELPDNLFGEKWAFVQLPFSAVREEASSLETTFVFGAGLDLDLLGIEIDDKTLVPGLAVTSSRAKPLAAWMNGLEVSSIETDISRGCLLLSVGISSRYVYATYKKTPVTTNEAEAWEAAKKACGGLHFLAIQEDLDSDDCVGFWLLLDLPPPPV, encoded by the exons ATGGCTTGTCTAAGCTTCGACGCCACCAGGATCAGAACCCCAACGCTCCTGTCTCACAAACCCATCTCCATCTTTACCTCCCTCATAAAACCcgttaaaatttcatattgtttCTTCAAAAAGCCTTCACCTATCAAATCAAAACTCAACCTCTTCCGGTCAGAAAGCTCGGTTTCTACACCAAAAGAAGTGGAAGTTGATGATGAAGAGGACGACCCAACAGCAGAGCTCTGCTTTCTTGACCCGGAAACCGATCCCGGGAGCGTTTCAGAGTGGGAGTTGGATTTTTGCTCTCGACCCATCCTAGATATCAGGGGGAAGAAGGTCTGGGAGCTAGTTGTATGCGACAGTTCGCTTTCACTTCAATACACAAAGTATTTCCCCAACAATGTCATCAACAGTGTCACTTTGAAGGACGCTATTGTGTCGATAAGCGACTATTTGGGCGTCCCATTACCAGAGAAAATCCGCTTCTTTAG GTCACAGATGCAGACAATTATAACAAAAGCTTGTAAGGAACTTGGTATAAAACCTATTCCAAGTAAACGG tGTCTTTCGCTTCTTCTATGGCTGGAAGAACGCTATGAGACTGTGTACATGCGTCATCCTGGTTTTCAGAAGGGGTCTAAACCACTTCTAGCATTAGACAACCCTTTCCCAATGGAGCTTCCAGATAATCTATTCGGTGAAAAATGGGCATTTGTCCAATTACCTTTTTCAG CTGTTCGTGAGGAGGCCTCATCCTTGGAGACAACATTTGTGTTTGGTGCAGGTTTAGATTTGGATTTACTAGGTATTGAAATTGATGACAAGACGTTGGTTCCAGGACTGGCTGTCACATCTTCACGTGCTAAGCCTTTAGCAG CTTGGATGAATGGACTTGAAGTCAGCTCAATTGAAACTGATATCAGTCGCGGTTGCTTGCTTCTGTCTGTTGGAATTTCTAGCCGGTATGTTTATGCCACTTACAAGAAAACTCCTGTAACAACAAATGAAGCCGAAGCTTGGGAAGCAGCAAAGAAAGCTTGTGGAGGGTTACATTTTCTTGCCATTCAAGAAGATTTGGATTCAGATGACTGTGTTGGATTTTGGCTCCTACTAGACTTGCCACCTCCACCTGTATAA
- the LOC122292894 gene encoding uncharacterized protein LOC122292894 isoform X1, with product MKLELPRSTKLIRDMANLFNLIEPMKSLHCLASSALPLENIYKRVRDATEMNTDKEEWAWMWALRRRFKVSLMSLNAPLRVWRVSQSMLLVLPIKNMQRPSCLTWRSFKCLITNSLRPSSRTLLCRLSTEQGCI from the exons ATGAAACTTGAGCTGCCCAGATCGACCAAACTCATCAGAGATATGGCCAACCTCTTTAACCTCATCGAGCCAATGAAGTCCTTACACTG CTTGGCATCCTCTGCTTTGCCGCTTGAGAATATTTACAAGAGAGTTAGAGATGCAACTGAGATGAACACCGACAAAGAAGAAT GGGCATGGATGTGGGCGCTGAGAAGAAGATTCAAGGTTTCACTCATGTCTTTGAATGCACCTTTGAGAGTATGGAGGGTATCGCAGAGTATGTTGCTCGTCCTGCCCATAAAGAATATGCAAAGACCGTCATGCCTAACGTGGAGAAGTTTCAAGTGTTTGATTACAAACTCACTAAGGCCATCATCTAGAACCCTGCTTTGTCGTCTCTCGACTGAACAAGGATGCATTTGa
- the LOC122292894 gene encoding stress-response A/B barrel domain-containing protein HS1-like isoform X2 gives MKLELPRSTKLIRDMANLFNLIEPMKSLHWGMDVGAEKKIQGFTHVFECTFESMEGIAEYVARPAHKEYAKTVMPNVEKFQVFDYKLTKAII, from the exons ATGAAACTTGAGCTGCCCAGATCGACCAAACTCATCAGAGATATGGCCAACCTCTTTAACCTCATCGAGCCAATGAAGTCCTTACACTG GGGCATGGATGTGGGCGCTGAGAAGAAGATTCAAGGTTTCACTCATGTCTTTGAATGCACCTTTGAGAGTATGGAGGGTATCGCAGAGTATGTTGCTCGTCCTGCCCATAAAGAATATGCAAAGACCGTCATGCCTAACGTGGAGAAGTTTCAAGTGTTTGATTACAAACTCACTAAGGCCATCATCTAG
- the LOC122291921 gene encoding uncharacterized protein LOC122291921 translates to MAFHVACPITCRRICFCSLGFPRSLHTAKGRIDFLLDVSRIDQFLKDPWRIRPSSDKSAGENDTVQVLVPKVVAPPPLPPVVVDGGIGASNAVDELAAAASAQSKRIALQKKAAAAMVAAEDYARRFESGDLAADTSRGHAGEEQGQSNVNVMCRLCFFGENEGSEKARRMLPCKKCGKKYHRSCLKSWAQHRDLFHWSSWVCPSCRICEVCLKMGDPNKFMFCKRCDGAHHCYCQQPSHKNVSSGPYLCPKHTRCHSCGSTVPGNGSSVRWFLGYTCCDACGRLFVKGNYCPVCLKVYRDSESTPMVCCDVCQRWVHCQCDGISDEKYAQFQVDGNLQYKCPTCRGECYQVKGIEDAIQELWRRRDEADRDLIASLRAAAGLPTQEEIFSISPYSDDEENGPTRLKNEFGRSLKFSLKGLVEKSPKKAKDYGKKSSNKKHAKKKGYESIGNIEAQEGFEGHNDAQSFGYGMDDEKSDEKQFHGKEGLERDSFPMAGNLNHTEGICSINQPGVLKHKFVDEVMLSDEDRVPRVVRLKNSNSYSLDTGEDAGKQASKSKNVKGKKIVISLGPRKINVTNSPRSDASSCQREQDLMTSNGSANTSQWKTSDKLTVDRHVGTAKFGDSKGDRTDSSGQVKLLKVARKEGNLLKLGKVKSEVSDVSLRFGRGSSADAHESATHEHARILLGKRNSGGNTAASGSFGEVRGSKELLGRPSERRPEMYDEGNDDYGQTPGSHLPKDSKPLLRFKFKKPTLENQKSPHPEEERSSIKGQRSKRRRPSPLEKTSQDVTPSQQENLMDEIMDANWILKKLGKDAIGKRVEVHQLSDNSWHKGVVANIIEGTSSLSVSLDDGKVKTLELGKQGIRFVPQKQKRSRT, encoded by the exons ATGGCCTTTCACGTAGCTTGCCCAATTACATG TCGGCGAATCTGTTTCTGTTCGTTAGGGTTTCCTCGGAGCCTTCACACAGCCAAGGGCAGGATTGACTTTCTGTTGGATGTTTCTAGAATCGATCAGTTTTTGAAGGACCCCTGGCGGATTCGGCCCAGTTCCGATAAGTCCGCTGGCGAAAACGACACCGTCCAGGTTCTCGTCCCTAAGGTCGTCGCCCCGCCTCCGCTGCCTCCGGTTGTTGTGGATGGAGGGATTGGTGCTAGCAATGCGGTGGACGAGCTCGCCGCCGCCGCCTCCGCCCAGAGTAAGCGCATCGCCCTTCAGAAGAAGGCAGCCGCCGCTATGGTCGCCGCCGAAGATTACGCTAGGCGGTTTGAGTCCGGAGATCTTGCGGCG GATACGTCAAGAGGTCATGCAGGGGAAGAGCAGGGTCAGTCCAACGTGAATGTAATGTGCCGGTTGTGCTTCTTTGGTGAAAATGAAGGTAGTGAGAAAGCAAGGAGGATGCTTCCATGCAAGAAGTGTGGTAAGAAGTACCATAGGAGCTGCTTGAAATCTTGGGCTCAACATAGGG ATTTATTTCACTGGAGTTCATGGGTCTGCCCCTCTTGTCGAATTTGCGAG GTGTGTCTAAAAATGGGAGACCCAAATAAATTTATGTTCTGTAAACGGTGCGATGGCGCTCACCACTGTTACTGCCAGCAGCCGTCACACAAG AATGTCAGTTCTGGGCCTTATTTGTGCCCAAAGCACACGAGATGTCACAGCTGTGGCTCAACTGTCCCTGGAAATGGCTCGAGTGTTAG GTGGTTTCTTGGTTACACTTGCTGTGATGCTTGTGGAAGATTATTTGTGAAGGGGAACTATTGCCCTGTTTGTTTGAAG GTATATAGAGATTCAGAGTCAACACCAATGGTTTGCTGTGATGTTTGCCAGCGCTGGGTGCATTGCCAGTGTGACGGTATCAG TGATGAAAAATACGCGCAGTTTCAAGTAGATGGAAATCTTCAGTACAAATGCCCCACATGTCGTGGGGAGTGCTATCAG GTCAAGGGTATTGAGGATGCTATTCAAGAGCTTTGGAGAAGGAGGGATGAAGCTGACCGAGATTTAATTGCTAGCTTGAGGGCTGCTGCAGGTTTGCCAACCCAAGaagaaatattttctatttcacCTTATTCAGATGACGAAGAAAATGGTCCTACAAGATTAAAGAATGAATTCGGACGGTCCTTGAAGTTTTCTCTCAAAGGATTGGTTGAAAAGTCACCAAAAAAGGCCAAAGATTATGGAAAGAAgtcttcaaataaaaaacatgCCAAGAAGAAAGGATATGAGTCGATCGGTAACATAGAAGCCCAGGAGGGTTTCGAAGGACATAATGATGCCCAGTCTTTTGGATATGGCATGGATGATGAGAAGAGTGACGAGAAGCAGTTCCATGGAAAGGAAGGTCTGGAAAGGGATTCTTTTCCCATGGCTGGAAATCTGAATCATACTGAAGGGATTTGCTCAATCAATCAACCGGGAGTTTTGAAGCACAAGTTTGTTGATGAGGTGATGTTAAGTGATGAAGATAGGGTCCCCAGAGTTGTTCGACTCAAGAATAGTAACTCTTATAGTTTGGATACTGGAGAAGACGCTGGAAAACAGGCTAGCAAGTCAAAAAATGTGAAAGGAAAGAAGATTGTTATAAGTCTAGGTCCGCGAAAAATAAATGTTACTAACTCTCCTAGGTCGGATGCTTCAAGCTGTCAGAGAGAACAAGATCTGATGACCTCCAATG GCAGTGCAAATACAAGCCAGTGGAAAACGAGTGACAAACTTACAGTGGATAGACATGTTGGCACTGCTAAATTTGGTGATAGTAAAG GAGACAGAACTGATAGCTCTGGACAAGTGAAGCTTTTGAAGGTCGCCAGGAAAGAAGGAAATTTGCTAAAATTGGGCAAAGTTAAATCAGAAGTTTCTGATGTAAGCCTCAGATTTGGCAGAGGGAGCAGTGCTGATGCACATGAAAGTGCTACTCACGAGCATGCACGAATTTTATTGGGAAAGAGAAACAGTGGAGGAAACACAGCTGCATCAGGGTCTTTTGGTGAAGTAAGAGGTAGCAAGGAGTTGTTGGGGAGGCCATCGGAAAGGCGGCCTGAGATGTATGATGAAGGTAATGATGATTATGGTCAGACTCCTGGTTCACATTTGCCAAAAGATTCGAAACCCCTACTGAGGTTCAAATTTAAGAAACCCACCCTTGAAAACCAGAAATCTCCTCATCCTGAGGAAGAAAGGAGTTCTATCAAGGGTCAAAGGTCAAAAAGGAGGAGACCCTCACCCTTGGAGAAAACATCTCAAGATGTGACACCATCACAACAAGAAAATTTGATGGATGAGATTATGGACGCTAATTGGATACTGAAAAAGTTGGGTAAAGATGCAATTGGAAAGAGAGTCGAAGTTCATCAGTTATCTGACAATTCATg gCACAAGGGAGTGGTTGCCAACATAATTGAAGGCACGTCATCATTATCTGTTAGCCTAGATGATGGTAAAGTGAAGACCTTGGAGCTTGGTAAACAAGGGATTCGCTTTGTTCCTCAAAAGCagaagagatcaagaacatGA
- the LOC122290865 gene encoding DNA-directed RNA polymerases II, IV and V subunit 11-like: MNAPDRYERFVVPEGTKKVSYERDTKIINAASFTVEREDHTIGNILRMQLHRDPNVLFAGYKLPHPLQYKIIVRIHTASQSSPMQAYNQAINDLDKELDHLKNAFEIELAKHSREY, encoded by the exons ATGAACGCTCCTGACCGCTATGAACGTTTCGTCGTCCCCGAAGGCACCAAAAA GGTGTCATACGAGAGGGACACGAAGATAATCAACGCCGCGTCGTTCACCGTTGAGAGAGAAGACCATACGATCGGAAACATTCTTCGCAT GCAATTGCACAGGGACCCGAATGTGCTATTCGCTGGGTACAAGCTTCCTCACCCACTCCAGTACAAAATCATTGTTAGG ATTCACACCGCTAGCCAGTCGTCGCCAATGCAGGCATATAACCAGGCTATCAATGATCTCGACAAGGAATTGGATCATTTGAAGAATGCTTTCGAG ATTGAGTTGGCAAAGCATTCGAGGGAGTACTGA